In Nitrosopumilaceae archaeon, the following are encoded in one genomic region:
- a CDS encoding CBS domain-containing protein has protein sequence MVNDVKSEKNLPISNYSLYELLSRTLTTVPAVSTTIYDRVWETTGMLVHHLESFTDSLVVTDETHPVGLIGGVEIMSGTLKNPAFDFFNNTLVGKIKNDGLVITTPETKLSDLLKQWKQTGRAFAIIPNQYHGYSAISSRKLLEVGVLCNTDIKVDDIPKKRMVTFKQNQTVREIINAMFENKTRRLILENTTQFLSDRIIIEKIATDLNYLRDVDNFLDMKASIFKLESAKTISPDMKIPEVCKIMYGMLHPYVITTDQVISPWDLIMVLTSKELTSYKWQKTN, from the coding sequence ATGGTAAACGATGTAAAATCTGAAAAGAACTTACCAATCTCTAATTATTCACTTTACGAACTTTTGAGTAGAACACTGACAACTGTGCCAGCAGTAAGTACTACGATCTATGACAGAGTGTGGGAAACAACTGGTATGTTAGTACACCATCTTGAATCCTTTACAGATTCACTTGTTGTTACAGATGAAACACATCCGGTGGGACTTATTGGAGGAGTTGAGATAATGTCTGGAACTTTGAAAAACCCTGCCTTTGATTTTTTTAATAACACTCTTGTTGGAAAAATTAAAAATGATGGCCTTGTCATAACTACACCAGAAACTAAACTTTCAGATTTATTGAAACAATGGAAACAGACAGGAAGAGCGTTTGCGATCATCCCGAATCAATATCATGGTTATTCCGCCATCTCCTCACGAAAATTACTAGAAGTAGGAGTGTTGTGCAATACTGATATCAAAGTTGATGATATTCCGAAAAAAAGGATGGTGACTTTCAAGCAAAATCAAACAGTTAGAGAGATCATAAATGCCATGTTTGAAAATAAAACTAGAAGATTGATTCTAGAAAACACGACGCAGTTTCTTAGTGATAGAATTATAATAGAAAAAATTGCTACAGATTTAAATTATCTACGCGACGTGGATAATTTTCTAGATATGAAAGCAAGCATTTTCAAACTAGAAAGTGCAAAAACGATTTCTCCAGATATGAAGATTCCAGAAGTATGTAAAATAATGTATGGTATGTTGCATCCTTATGTGATTACAACTGATCAAGTGATTAGTCCATGGGATCTCATAATGGTTTTAACTTCAAAAGAATTAACAAGCTACAAGTGGCAAAAAACTAATTAG
- a CDS encoding phosphoribosyltransferase family protein encodes MSVIFKDRVDAAKKLAEKLLWLKKENPIILAIPRGGAITGDVISSILGCKLDIIVSRKVGAPDNPELAIGAVMHDGSYFPNIEITRILNVPESFVEEEIVRQRKEIERRLIKFRGSKEYDLSGKTVVIVDDGIATGATMFVAARWVKKQKPKKLIIAIPVGPQETITKLNQIADEVVVLQSPYIFNAVGEFYQVFDQVSDDEVQEIMSKHSFVTENRNPG; translated from the coding sequence ATGAGCGTGATTTTCAAAGATAGAGTAGATGCAGCAAAAAAACTTGCAGAGAAATTGTTATGGTTAAAAAAAGAGAATCCGATAATTCTTGCAATACCTAGAGGCGGAGCAATTACTGGTGATGTAATTTCTTCTATTTTAGGTTGTAAATTGGATATTATAGTTTCAAGAAAGGTAGGCGCTCCAGATAATCCCGAACTTGCAATAGGTGCAGTAATGCATGATGGAAGTTATTTTCCTAATATCGAAATCACTAGAATACTAAATGTTCCAGAAAGTTTTGTTGAAGAAGAGATTGTAAGACAGAGAAAGGAAATAGAGCGCAGATTAATAAAATTTAGAGGAAGTAAGGAATATGATTTATCTGGAAAGACTGTTGTTATAGTTGATGATGGAATTGCTACAGGTGCAACCATGTTTGTAGCTGCTAGATGGGTAAAAAAACAAAAGCCAAAGAAACTCATCATAGCAATACCTGTTGGACCTCAAGAAACCATAACTAAACTAAATCAAATCGCAGATGAGGTGGTGGTTTTACAATCTCCGTATATCTTCAATGCGGTAGGTGAATTTTATCAAGTATTTGATCAAGTCAGTGACGACGAAGTACAAGAAATCATGAGCAAACACTCCTTTGTTACTGAAAATAGAAATCCAGGATAG
- a CDS encoding MFS transporter, producing the protein MLSLSRQQRSVLLGSFLGWSLDGYDLVLMLLVIPLISKLFFPTSNLTLSLLATFAAYVVTLVMRPVGGAIFGNFGDKIGRKKTMLITIIGFSAATFSTGLLPTWDMVGVLAPVLLVALRFTQGFFAGGEWGSGAVITMETAPKSSRGLLSGILQSGYNFGFMMASIVYFFVYAALPESQFIDIGWRIMFFTGIIPGLIALFVRYRMEESEAWLEKVRQKKIERTPLRKIFSDKENRRRFFLALVITTGLMYAYYTTMGFFPTFLQNYVNVDKSEVPILMIVATITSFFGQMFAGYLSQIIGRKKTLMVFAISAIIIAIPALYGLYHATSFYSRSLYTVILIFAATSGFGPIPAFLSERFSTEVRNSASGFVYNGGLLIGSWAPLIAVTILPHGENLVPVLLGINVIVGSAILLVGVKINPETKDAEIK; encoded by the coding sequence ATGTTAAGTCTTTCTAGACAGCAACGGTCAGTACTTTTAGGTTCCTTTCTTGGATGGTCTCTTGACGGTTACGATCTTGTGTTGATGTTGCTTGTAATCCCCCTGATAAGCAAACTCTTTTTTCCTACAAGCAATCTGACTCTGTCTCTTCTTGCTACTTTTGCTGCATATGTTGTAACACTGGTAATGCGTCCAGTTGGAGGCGCAATTTTTGGAAACTTTGGCGATAAGATAGGAAGAAAAAAAACAATGCTGATTACCATAATAGGATTTTCTGCTGCGACATTTTCAACCGGCTTGTTACCTACTTGGGACATGGTTGGAGTGCTTGCTCCTGTATTGTTAGTGGCATTAAGATTTACACAGGGCTTTTTTGCTGGTGGCGAGTGGGGAAGTGGTGCTGTAATTACAATGGAGACTGCCCCCAAGTCTTCAAGAGGATTACTTTCTGGCATTCTCCAAAGTGGCTATAACTTTGGGTTTATGATGGCATCAATTGTGTATTTTTTTGTATACGCTGCACTTCCAGAATCTCAGTTCATAGATATAGGATGGAGAATAATGTTTTTTACAGGAATAATTCCAGGCCTGATAGCACTTTTTGTAAGATACAGAATGGAAGAATCTGAGGCTTGGCTTGAAAAGGTTCGTCAAAAGAAAATAGAACGTACCCCTCTTAGAAAAATATTTTCTGACAAAGAAAATAGAAGACGTTTCTTCTTGGCACTAGTAATTACTACTGGACTGATGTATGCTTACTATACCACAATGGGATTCTTTCCAACATTTCTTCAGAATTATGTAAACGTAGACAAATCAGAAGTACCTATTTTGATGATTGTTGCAACGATAACTTCCTTTTTTGGTCAGATGTTTGCAGGATATCTAAGTCAGATAATTGGTAGAAAAAAGACACTTATGGTCTTTGCAATATCTGCCATCATTATTGCGATACCCGCCCTTTATGGATTGTATCACGCTACCTCGTTTTACTCTAGATCTTTGTATACTGTAATTTTGATCTTTGCTGCAACATCGGGATTTGGTCCAATACCTGCATTTTTATCAGAAAGATTTTCAACTGAGGTAAGAAACAGTGCAAGCGGATTTGTTTACAATGGAGGTTTGCTAATTGGTTCTTGGGCTCCATTGATAGCCGTTACTATCTTGCCTCATGGAGAAAATTTAGTGCCAGTACTTTTGGGAATCAATGTGATTGTAGGTTCTGCCATACTATTGGTTGGTGTTAAGATCAATCCAGAGACAAAAGACGCAGAGATAAAATAA
- a CDS encoding ABC transporter ATP-binding protein produces the protein MNILKQESDHGHTNTPITDTTTKSPQIDDSIVLKTENVTKIFDSAAGKVVALRDINFTVKRGEFVSIMGPSGSGKSTLLNMIGALDRPTIGKVFIDGIDIFSLKDTEIATMRNSLIGFVFQSYNLINRATVQKNVELPAIISGMSSTDRNRRSLKILHALGIEDKAKHKVSNLSGGQQQRVAIARCLINDPSIILADEPTGNLDTKTGADIFSMLKTLSNKFHRTVIMVTHNPELAEATDRTILIKDGKIEKETINLH, from the coding sequence TTGAATATACTAAAGCAGGAATCTGATCATGGTCATACTAATACTCCTATTACGGATACCACTACAAAATCGCCGCAAATTGACGATAGCATCGTATTAAAGACAGAGAATGTAACCAAAATATTTGATTCGGCAGCAGGAAAAGTTGTTGCGTTAAGAGACATTAATTTTACCGTAAAAAGAGGAGAATTCGTATCCATCATGGGTCCATCAGGAAGTGGAAAGTCTACACTTCTCAATATGATAGGAGCACTAGACAGGCCAACTATTGGCAAGGTCTTCATTGATGGAATTGATATCTTTTCCCTAAAAGACACTGAAATTGCAACCATGCGAAATAGTCTTATTGGTTTTGTTTTCCAGTCATATAATTTGATTAACAGAGCCACTGTACAAAAAAATGTAGAGCTTCCTGCGATCATATCAGGAATGTCAAGTACTGACAGAAACAGACGTTCTCTGAAAATTTTGCATGCATTAGGAATAGAGGACAAGGCAAAACATAAGGTATCAAATCTAAGTGGAGGACAACAGCAAAGAGTAGCGATAGCAAGATGTTTGATTAACGATCCTTCAATAATTTTGGCAGATGAACCGACAGGTAATTTAGATACAAAGACAGGGGCAGACATCTTTAGCATGTTAAAAACTCTATCAAACAAATTTCACCGTACGGTAATAATGGTTACCCACAATCCAGAGCTTGCAGAAGCAACTGACAGAACAATTCTGATCAAAGATGGCAAAATTGAAAAAGAAACAATCAATCTGCATTGA
- a CDS encoding universal stress protein — protein MVTKADYKKIMVPFDGSKFSQNALETAIEISKKFGASLYLVTIIDISSVSPPGALLGSQKKMIVKSLDVIKSAAKYEAEKILLKKTSVCKNAGIDSHYDILEGTPSDIILKLIKKYDIDLVVIGSHGLSGFSKIKALGSASRRISEMSNCPVLIIH, from the coding sequence ATGGTAACAAAAGCAGATTACAAGAAAATAATGGTTCCCTTTGATGGTTCCAAGTTCTCTCAAAATGCATTAGAAACTGCGATTGAGATATCTAAAAAATTTGGTGCCTCACTTTACCTTGTTACAATAATAGATATTAGCAGTGTTAGTCCACCCGGTGCCCTTCTTGGTTCGCAAAAGAAGATGATAGTAAAATCACTTGATGTAATCAAATCTGCTGCAAAATACGAAGCTGAAAAGATATTATTGAAAAAAACATCAGTTTGTAAAAACGCAGGGATAGATTCTCATTATGATATTCTAGAAGGGACACCTTCTGACATTATACTAAAGTTAATCAAAAAATATGATATTGATCTTGTAGTTATAGGAAGTCATGGACTTTCAGGATTCAGTAAAATAAAAGCACTAGGAAGTGCCAGTAGAAGAATTTCAGAGATGAGTAACTGTCCCGTCTTAATAATACATTAG
- a CDS encoding ATP-binding cassette domain-containing protein, producing the protein MIKIHNLTKRYEKLIAVDNLSLDIQENEIFGLLGPNGAGKTTVIHMLATLLKPTSGSAIVNGFDIISQPAKVRSSIGIVFQVPSSDDLLTGYENLKIHAFLYGVSSDIREKRIKDALELVGLTERKNDQVKKYSGGMRRRLEIARGLIHEPSVLFLDEPTLGLDPSSRETMWEYIQQLVKEKKLTIILTTHYMEEADLLCNRIGIIDRGKIIALGSPSELKSKLSGDTLRLKTKVDNANITPLRNLDFVRKIEFVNGYVVLIVDDAKRNIPEILKHIEVESVEYTSPTLNDVFLKLTGKNIKEQQAEGGFMERYVQYDRR; encoded by the coding sequence TTGATAAAAATTCACAATCTTACAAAAAGATATGAAAAATTGATTGCTGTTGATAATTTATCGTTAGACATACAAGAAAATGAGATTTTTGGCCTTCTAGGTCCAAACGGTGCAGGCAAAACTACCGTGATCCACATGCTGGCCACGCTACTCAAACCAACTTCTGGTTCAGCAATAGTAAATGGTTTTGATATAATTTCGCAGCCAGCCAAAGTTAGATCAAGTATAGGGATTGTTTTTCAAGTACCAAGTAGTGACGACTTGCTAACAGGATATGAAAATCTAAAAATTCATGCATTTCTTTATGGTGTATCTTCAGATATCAGAGAAAAACGAATCAAAGATGCTTTAGAGCTTGTTGGTTTAACTGAAAGAAAGAATGACCAAGTTAAGAAATACTCGGGGGGCATGCGCAGAAGGTTGGAAATAGCAAGAGGATTAATTCATGAACCCAGTGTCTTATTTCTTGATGAACCAACACTTGGTCTTGATCCTTCAAGCAGGGAGACAATGTGGGAATACATACAACAGTTGGTCAAAGAGAAAAAGCTGACAATAATACTCACTACACATTACATGGAGGAAGCAGATCTATTGTGTAACAGAATTGGCATCATAGATAGAGGAAAGATAATTGCACTAGGTTCTCCATCTGAACTCAAATCTAAGCTAAGTGGAGATACTTTACGACTAAAAACTAAAGTTGACAATGCAAACATCACACCATTAAGAAATCTCGATTTTGTGCGCAAAATAGAATTTGTTAATGGGTATGTAGTCTTGATCGTAGATGATGCAAAAAGAAACATTCCTGAAATTCTCAAGCACATAGAAGTAGAATCTGTAGAATATACCAGTCCAACTTTAAATGATGTATTTTTAAAATTAACAGGAAAAAATATCAAAGAACAACAAGCTGAAGGAGGGTTCATGGAGAGATATGTCCAATACGATAGACGCTAG
- a CDS encoding ABC transporter permease has translation MSNTIDASIYFGKIYALWLREFKVFFREKSRLVASTFTPLLWLFVIGNGFGSSTSSTAFHALDYQKFIFPGIICMSVIFSAVFFGSYIIWDRKFDFLKSVMVAPVSRGTIFTGKVLGGMTNSLIQTGILLVVGVIIGMQFTPLGIIETVAVILLLSFALTSLGLTIGSYMTSLEGFQMIVSFVVFPLFFLSGALFPLDKLPAWLSILTTIDPATYSVDALRNIILGIGSIPLGIDMLILTLYTVGLGLLGTLSFRRMKAI, from the coding sequence ATGTCCAATACGATAGACGCTAGCATTTATTTTGGAAAAATCTATGCCCTTTGGTTAAGGGAGTTTAAGGTATTCTTTCGTGAGAAAAGTAGACTTGTAGCATCAACTTTTACTCCACTTCTTTGGCTATTTGTGATAGGCAATGGATTTGGTTCCTCAACTTCATCGACTGCTTTTCATGCATTAGATTATCAGAAATTCATCTTTCCAGGAATCATTTGTATGTCTGTAATATTTTCAGCGGTATTTTTTGGCTCATACATAATTTGGGATAGAAAATTTGATTTTCTAAAAAGTGTCATGGTAGCTCCAGTCTCAAGGGGTACAATTTTTACTGGAAAAGTACTTGGCGGCATGACAAATTCTTTGATTCAGACTGGCATACTTTTGGTAGTTGGAGTCATAATAGGAATGCAATTTACTCCACTTGGAATAATAGAAACCGTTGCAGTGATTTTGCTTCTTTCATTTGCTCTTACTTCACTTGGTCTTACTATAGGAAGCTACATGACAAGTTTGGAAGGTTTTCAGATGATTGTAAGCTTCGTTGTCTTTCCACTTTTCTTCCTAAGTGGTGCATTATTTCCTCTTGACAAGCTTCCTGCTTGGCTTTCAATTTTAACAACAATTGATCCTGCTACATATAGTGTGGATGCCTTAAGGAATATAATTTTGGGAATTGGAAGTATTCCTCTTGGAATTGACATGTTAATTCTTACTCTTTATACTGTAGGTCTTGGATTATTGGGAACACTTTCATTTAGAAGAATGAAGGCAATATGA
- a CDS encoding ATP cone domain-containing protein: protein MTRKIKYVIKNDGRTVPFSFGKVRATCIRAGASNKLATYVAKRISDKIYDGITTRKIYNMVLDTLAIEDKSQAIRHRYRLKESIMLMGPAGFPFENYVSSILAEHGFRIKSKRVKIKGICVTHEIDIVASKENTNARYMIECKFHNLPGIYTGIKEALYTHARFLDLKEQFDKEMLVCNTKVSDDAITYGKCIGQEIISWRYPTNNGLEKMIESKGLYPITILGLNKKELQSLSQNNMMLVKDLLNVDLYQLSQQIKIPLRRIESLQNLAKQITQ from the coding sequence ATGACAAGAAAAATAAAATACGTTATCAAAAATGATGGAAGAACTGTTCCATTTAGTTTTGGTAAAGTAAGAGCAACATGTATCAGAGCTGGAGCAAGCAATAAACTAGCAACATACGTAGCAAAGAGAATTTCAGATAAGATATACGATGGAATAACTACACGTAAAATTTACAATATGGTTTTAGATACTCTGGCAATTGAAGATAAAAGTCAAGCAATAAGACACAGATATCGCTTAAAAGAGTCTATTATGTTAATGGGTCCAGCAGGATTCCCATTTGAAAATTATGTCAGCTCAATACTTGCAGAACATGGATTTCGCATTAAATCAAAGAGAGTAAAAATCAAGGGAATTTGTGTCACTCATGAAATAGATATAGTAGCAAGCAAAGAAAACACAAATGCCAGATATATGATAGAATGCAAGTTTCACAATCTTCCTGGAATATACACTGGGATTAAAGAAGCGTTATACACGCATGCAAGATTCTTGGATCTAAAAGAACAATTTGATAAAGAAATGCTTGTGTGCAACACTAAAGTCTCTGATGATGCCATAACTTATGGAAAATGTATCGGTCAAGAAATCATATCATGGCGCTATCCAACTAACAACGGACTAGAAAAAATGATTGAATCAAAGGGCTTGTATCCTATTACGATTCTGGGTCTTAATAAAAAAGAATTGCAAAGTCTATCACAAAACAACATGATGTTAGTAAAAGATCTTCTCAATGTTGATTTATATCAATTGTCTCAACAAATCAAAATACCATTACGTAGAATCGAAAGCTTGCAAAATCTTGCAAAACAAATCACTCAGTGA
- a CDS encoding dienelactone hydrolase family protein, which yields MNKQSVPLDQVSRDTVCTCQECNHNLARDCIKLKCDCCNADAHSMILDGMIGYGTAHKKFEKDFKDEVQVNIDSVKLEGNIFIPKNAHGIVLFAHGSGSSRHSPRNKYVAEVLNKAGLATLLIDLLTQEEEKIDDQTAHLRFDIDFLAQRLVGATDWLLKNNETKSLNIGYFGASTGAAAALVAASHHPNVVKAIVSRGGRPDLAGPVLHKVKSPTLLIVGGNDYPVIDMNQEAFDKLKTEKKMVIVPGATHLFEERGTLEVVARLAADWFVIHLAKQSGK from the coding sequence ATGAATAAACAATCCGTTCCACTAGATCAAGTCTCACGTGATACTGTATGTACGTGTCAAGAATGTAATCATAACTTGGCAAGAGATTGTATAAAATTAAAATGTGATTGTTGTAACGCGGATGCGCATTCTATGATTTTGGATGGAATGATAGGTTACGGAACTGCACACAAAAAATTTGAGAAGGATTTCAAAGATGAAGTACAGGTAAATATAGATTCGGTAAAATTAGAGGGCAATATTTTCATTCCAAAAAATGCACACGGTATAGTACTTTTTGCACACGGAAGTGGTAGTAGTAGACACAGTCCAAGAAACAAGTATGTTGCTGAAGTACTCAACAAAGCTGGCCTTGCCACTCTCTTAATTGATCTGCTAACACAAGAAGAAGAAAAAATAGATGATCAGACAGCACATCTTAGATTTGATATTGATTTTTTAGCACAAAGACTAGTAGGTGCTACTGATTGGCTTTTGAAAAACAATGAAACAAAAAGTCTCAATATAGGATATTTTGGTGCTAGCACTGGTGCAGCGGCAGCTCTTGTTGCAGCCTCTCATCATCCAAACGTGGTCAAAGCAATTGTCTCAAGAGGAGGAAGGCCTGACCTTGCTGGCCCAGTTTTGCATAAGGTAAAATCTCCAACTCTTCTCATAGTAGGAGGAAATGATTATCCTGTAATAGACATGAATCAAGAGGCGTTTGATAAACTAAAAACTGAGAAAAAAATGGTAATTGTACCTGGTGCTACTCATCTTTTTGAAGAACGGGGAACCCTTGAAGTGGTAGCGCGACTTGCAGCTGACTGGTTTGTAATTCATTTAGCAAAACAGAGTGGAAAATAA
- a CDS encoding MgtC/SapB family protein, with protein sequence MAFETILHDLNFEIILRLLVAIGLGAVIGFERELKNRPAGLRTHMLVCLGSAIFTTIGLGLEPNTSRIAEAIVTGIGFLGAGAIIASGGQVRGITSAATLWVVASVGLVVGVGQYPIAIIITGLIFGILQIDRIKRFSQRGMYDQ encoded by the coding sequence ATGGCTTTTGAAACTATTTTACATGATCTGAATTTTGAGATTATCCTACGTTTACTTGTTGCAATAGGGTTGGGTGCAGTCATTGGTTTTGAACGTGAGCTAAAGAATAGACCGGCTGGTCTCCGTACTCATATGTTAGTCTGTCTAGGATCTGCAATATTTACTACCATAGGGCTTGGTCTTGAACCTAATACTTCCAGAATTGCTGAGGCAATTGTAACAGGTATCGGCTTCTTAGGTGCAGGTGCAATAATTGCAAGTGGTGGCCAAGTCAGAGGAATAACAAGTGCGGCTACTCTTTGGGTGGTTGCATCTGTTGGACTTGTTGTAGGTGTTGGACAGTATCCAATTGCTATAATAATTACTGGGTTAATTTTCGGTATATTACAGATTGATCGAATAAAGCGATTCTCTCAAAGAGGTATGTATGATCAGTAG
- a CDS encoding AMP phosphorylase: MQLKADILGIDSGGKPIVFLNKLDADEIGVTASGRIRITLKNNAITAMVGIATTVKKGFVGISEEVLKVLKLKQHALVDIDIAPFPKSLQFIHNKLTGKRLLYDEIHEIVKDVVQGNLNESEISAFVTTLHLQGLDLDEATSLAISMVNTGKQLNLRKKIIVDKHSIGGVPGDKTTLLVVPIIAAAGLVIPKASSRAITSAAGTADRAESMMPVDLDIEEMKKVVQKCNGCIVWGGSLELAPADDIFVRTEYSLYIDPLLLPSIMSKKKAVGATHLVVDIPTGRGAKMKSTGESDLLAKDIIELGRRLGIHTQCVVTHGEQPIGYSLGASLEAREAFGVLMNKTNVPDLVDKACHLAGSIFEMVGKKNGYYLAKEILRTGKAEKKLREIISLQGGNSKMSLDDFEIGQDIIHIKAKKPGQVLWMDNNALVEIARATGSPKDKGAGIVLNKKLGDKVKIGDTLFTIHAEKTRKLSRAEEVLRELEPVGVGARTEMFIHKIKESPIVRRSFVLDR, encoded by the coding sequence ATGCAACTAAAGGCTGATATTTTAGGAATTGATTCAGGTGGGAAACCTATTGTTTTTCTCAACAAACTAGACGCAGATGAAATTGGTGTTACTGCATCTGGAAGAATAAGAATCACATTAAAGAATAATGCCATTACTGCCATGGTTGGAATAGCTACTACTGTAAAGAAGGGTTTTGTTGGAATTAGTGAGGAAGTTCTCAAAGTATTAAAATTAAAACAACATGCATTAGTTGATATCGACATTGCACCATTTCCAAAATCACTTCAATTTATTCACAACAAGCTGACTGGTAAGAGATTGCTATATGATGAAATTCATGAAATTGTAAAAGACGTTGTTCAGGGAAATCTAAACGAAAGTGAGATATCTGCATTTGTAACCACTCTGCATCTGCAAGGTTTAGATCTTGATGAGGCCACAAGCTTGGCCATATCTATGGTAAATACAGGTAAACAACTAAACCTTCGCAAAAAAATTATTGTTGATAAGCACAGCATTGGAGGAGTGCCTGGAGATAAAACAACACTTTTGGTGGTACCAATTATTGCTGCCGCAGGACTAGTAATTCCAAAAGCATCATCACGCGCAATCACTTCTGCAGCTGGCACAGCTGATAGAGCTGAATCTATGATGCCGGTAGATCTTGATATTGAAGAGATGAAAAAAGTTGTACAAAAATGCAACGGCTGTATTGTATGGGGCGGTTCACTAGAGCTTGCTCCAGCTGATGATATTTTTGTTAGAACAGAGTATTCATTATACATTGATCCTCTGCTTCTGCCTTCTATTATGAGTAAAAAGAAAGCTGTTGGTGCTACTCATCTTGTTGTTGACATTCCTACAGGGCGTGGTGCAAAGATGAAGAGTACTGGAGAATCAGATCTTCTTGCTAAGGATATAATCGAGCTTGGCAGAAGACTTGGCATACATACACAGTGTGTAGTAACACATGGTGAACAACCAATAGGTTATTCATTAGGCGCATCACTTGAAGCAAGAGAAGCCTTTGGCGTATTGATGAATAAAACCAATGTTCCAGATTTGGTAGACAAGGCATGCCATCTCGCTGGATCTATTTTTGAAATGGTAGGAAAAAAGAACGGTTATTATCTTGCAAAAGAGATTTTACGAACAGGTAAGGCAGAAAAAAAATTACGGGAAATAATATCACTACAAGGTGGAAATTCAAAAATGAGTCTTGATGATTTCGAAATAGGACAAGATATTATTCATATTAAAGCAAAGAAACCTGGTCAGGTTTTATGGATGGATAATAATGCACTAGTTGAAATCGCAAGAGCCACAGGTTCTCCTAAGGACAAAGGAGCTGGTATAGTATTAAACAAAAAACTAGGAGACAAGGTAAAAATCGGAGATACTTTATTTACCATTCACGCAGAAAAGACCCGCAAACTTTCAAGAGCCGAGGAAGTACTTCGAGAACTAGAACCTGTAGGTGTAGGGGCACGAACGGAGATGTTCATACACAAAATCAAAGAATCGCCAATAGTTAGAAGGTCTTTTGTGTTAGACAGGTAA